The Novosphingobium resinovorum nucleotide sequence GCCGGTGTCGGCGGCGATCCGGGCGTTGCGGACGGGCTGGAAACCTTGCGGCTGCTACGCTCACGCGCGGCCGAGTACCGCATCGATCCCAAACGCATCGGTGTCGTCGGCTTTTCGGCGGGTGGTCATGTCGCGGGCATGATGGCTTTTGCTCCCGAGGCCGTCCGGCCCAATTTCGCCGGGCTGATCTACGGCATGCCGTTCGGTGCGAAGCTGCCGGAAATCCCGCCCGCGAACCTTCCCTATCCGGAAGGCGCGCCCAGCGATCCCTGGTTGCGACCTGCGGCCGAGCCCGCGCCGGGCCGCTTGCCGCCGCTGTTCCTGGCCATGGCGCAGGACGACATGGCGGTCGGCTATGGCTTCCGGCCCTTCTACGATGCCCTGTTCGCCAGCGGCTACCGCCCCGAAACCCACCTGTATGAGCGGGGCGGCCACGGCTTCGGCATGAAGCAGACCGGCGGCACGACCGACCATTGGCTCGAGGAATTCCGCTGGTGGATCGCGGGCGAGGGCTTCACGCCCGGTAACTAGCCGGGCGCGGGTTCCGGCCTCAGGGAGCGGTGGTTTCCGCAGGCAGATTGGGGGTGCCCGCCTCGACATAGGCGGCGATGAGCTGGGCGAAGCGCTCGGGCACTTCCAGCGGCGGATAGTGGCCGACGTCGGGCATCATCACGCGCGAGATTTGCGCGTTCTTGAGATAGCGCGCAATCGCATTAGCGGCCGATTCCGGCAGCAGGTGGTCGGCGGCGCCCCAGATCAGGAAAGTCGGCTTGCGGACCTTGGCCATTTCGACGGTGGCTTGCTTGCCATCGCCGATGCGGGCGACGAGGGCGATCAGGTTCTTCTCAGGGATACGGCGGTAGAAGTCATAGTATTCCTTGCGTGTCTGGGCGGAGATACGCGTAGCATCGCCTGCGAAATAGCTCAGGAATTCGTTCCAGAAGGTCTGGTCGCGAAAGCCTGTCTGCTTGGCCCGCTCGGTCGCGTCGGTGAACGACTTGGGCATGACGAGGTGGCTGGTATCCACCGGATCGGACGGGGTGTTCGACAGGATCAGCCGCTCGACGAGATCGGGGCGGCGGGCGGCCAGATACATGCCCATCGTGCCGCCGCTCGACACGCCGACGAACGTGAGCTTCTTCACGCCGAGGCGGGTGAGCAGTTCCACCGGAATGTCGGTCGGCTGCATCGTCTTCGCAGCGGTGTCGGTGGCGCCGTCGGACAGCCCGTAGCCGGGAATGTCGTAGCGGATGATGCGATAGCGGCCCTTGAGCGCCAGTGCGATCCGGTCCCACGTGCGCAGGCTGCTTTCCGAGCCGTGGACCATGAACAGCACCGGTGCGTTCCTGGGCCCTTCATCCTTGTAGTGGATCTTCAGCCCGCCGATCACGGCATAGCGGCTCTGCGCATCGGCATACTTGCGGCGCAGGTCCTCGATCGTGAGGTAGGGCAGGGCAGCCTTGGTCGCGGCTGCGGCGCTCTGCGCATGGGCGGCAGCCGGAACGAGGCCCAGCACCGAAATTGCGACTGTTGCGGCAAGCAGCGGAATGCGGATCATGGCTAACCTTCTTTATCGGGGACAGGCCGAGTTTATCGACTGCTTTGCCGATGTCCGAAAGATCGCCCGGACTATCCGACTGGCGGGCGTGCCCATACGCAAAGGCCCCGGCGAACCTGCGTCCGCCGGGGCCTCTATCTGTTTGCGATTCGGACGATCAGACGATCGCGGCCGCCTTTTCGAGACTGCGGAACATCGCCTGCTGTACGATGTACTCGTGCCGCGCATCGGCATCGGCCTCGAGGTGGGCGAGGTGCGTTTCGCGGGCATCGACCTTGTCCTCTACCGCCGCCTTGTTGGCGATGGTCTGCGCCTGCACGAAATCGCGCGTCACGGTGCGGCGCTGGCGGTCGTAGAGCGAGAGCTGCGCTTCGGCGTCCGCGCCTTCGAGGATCACGCGGCTCAGCTTCTCGACCAGGTTCACCGCATCATGGATGCCCGAGTTCATGCCGAAGCCGCCCAGCGGGTTGTTAAGGTGGGCGGAATCGCCCGCCAGCATGATGCGGCCCTGACGGAAGCTGTTCGCCACGCGCTGGTGGACGCGGTAGCAGGTGCGGTGCTCGGTCTGGACGGGAATGTTGACGCCCAGCAATTCGGCGAAAACCGCGTCCTTGGCGGCGTCGCTGGTCACTTCGGCGACCGAAGCGCCCGACTTCTGCGGCACGAGGACGCGCCACAGACCGGGAACCTTCAGCAGGACGCACCAGAACGGATCGCCGCTGACGTAGTTCACTTCCTTGACCCAGGGCAGGTGCTCCTCGATCGGATAGGCGGTCGAGAGGGTCAGGAAGGTTTCGTCGTAGGTGAAGCCATCGAAGCCGATGCCCAGC carries:
- a CDS encoding alpha/beta hydrolase, whose product is MRRSLCALLLAVTVLSPVSASAALSTLGNAPAGQQADGVEVQAPTVIWPKGAPELKGWPGKASAPVTEELRDDGETLWNVTVPSYQAFLPPPGKATGAAMIIAPGGGFRLLAMRHEGTRVAEWLAEHGIAAFVLKYRLIQTLPGETNEAMRKRVGATIPAGVGGDPGVADGLETLRLLRSRAAEYRIDPKRIGVVGFSAGGHVAGMMAFAPEAVRPNFAGLIYGMPFGAKLPEIPPANLPYPEGAPSDPWLRPAAEPAPGRLPPLFLAMAQDDMAVGYGFRPFYDALFASGYRPETHLYERGGHGFGMKQTGGTTDHWLEEFRWWIAGEGFTPGN
- a CDS encoding FAD-dependent oxidoreductase, whose amino-acid sequence is MLLPLDNSRSQVLVAGGGPVGMVAAYALALQGISVRVLESAPTCLEDMRASTLHPPTLEMLEKLGLRQTLEDQGLRAPLYQYSNRNTGRTFSLDMSEIGDITPYPYRLQCEQWKLTRLIAAKLAEMPNAEVLFSHQVANCVQGSNGVQVSVETPFDIKLFHADYLIGADGGNSTVRKWLGIGFDGFTYDETFLTLSTAYPIEEHLPWVKEVNYVSGDPFWCVLLKVPGLWRVLVPQKSGASVAEVTSDAAKDAVFAELLGVNIPVQTEHRTCYRVHQRVANSFRQGRIMLAGDSAHLNNPLGGFGMNSGIHDAVNLVEKLSRVILEGADAEAQLSLYDRQRRTVTRDFVQAQTIANKAAVEDKVDARETHLAHLEADADARHEYIVQQAMFRSLEKAAAIV
- a CDS encoding alpha/beta fold hydrolase; this translates as MIRIPLLAATVAISVLGLVPAAAHAQSAAAATKAALPYLTIEDLRRKYADAQSRYAVIGGLKIHYKDEGPRNAPVLFMVHGSESSLRTWDRIALALKGRYRIIRYDIPGYGLSDGATDTAAKTMQPTDIPVELLTRLGVKKLTFVGVSSGGTMGMYLAARRPDLVERLILSNTPSDPVDTSHLVMPKSFTDATERAKQTGFRDQTFWNEFLSYFAGDATRISAQTRKEYYDFYRRIPEKNLIALVARIGDGKQATVEMAKVRKPTFLIWGAADHLLPESAANAIARYLKNAQISRVMMPDVGHYPPLEVPERFAQLIAAYVEAGTPNLPAETTAP